DNA from Rhodobacteraceae bacterium M382:
ACGGGCGGCCGACATGGTCGAAGACGGAATGCGCGTGGGGCTGGGGACCGGATCGACCGCGGCCTGGCTGGTGCGGTGTCTGGGTGAGATGGTTCGGGATGAGGGGCTGAAGATCCGCGGTGTTCCCACATCGACTCGCACCGCTGAACTGGCACGCGACGTTGGTATCGAAGTGATCAGCCTGGATGAAGCCAAGTGGCTGGACCTGACCATCGACGGCGCGGATGAATTCGACGGTGATCTGAACCTGATCAAGGGCGGCGGCGGCGCATTGTTGCAGGAAAAAATCGTGGCCACCGCATCAGATCAAATGGTGGTGATCGCGGACATCGGCAAAGAGGTCGAAAACCTTGGGGCGTTTCCTTTGCCGGTCGAAGTGATTCCATTTGGCTGGCAAACGACACAGGCGCTGATCGAGGAAACCCTTATTTCCATGGACGTTCTGGGGCGTCAGGCGACGCTGCGGATGAATGGAGACGCACCTTTTGTCACGGATGAGGGGAACCATATTCTGGACCTGCATCTGAAACGCATTGGCAACCCGCGCCAATTGGCCATGGTAATGAACCAGATGCCGGGTGTGGTTGAAAACGGTCTGTTCATTGATATCTGTGACACCGTGGTGATCGGCTTTGGCGACGGCAAGGTCGAAATCCGCGATATCAATGAAGGCACTGTAGAGCACGACCGGCTGGATTTTGTCGAAAGCGACAACCTGTTCACCGATCTTGCCGACTAAAGGTAGATAGCATGAGCTTTGATTACGATCTGTTTGTCATCGGTGGTGGGTCCGGTGGGGTGCGTGCGGCGCGGGTTGCTGCGGGCGACACCGGTGCCAAGGTCGCATTGGCCGAAGAAGACCGCTATGGCGGAACCTGTGTGATCCGGGGCTGTGTGCCCAAAAAGCTGATGGTATTTGCCAGCGAGTATTCCGGCATGGTCGAAGACGCGCAGGCCTATGGTTGGGACATTCAGCCGGGTGGCTTCAACTGGGATGCGTTCCGGGGCAAGCTGAACGCCGAATTGGACCGGCTCGAAGGGATCTATCGCAGCCTGCTCAAGAATTCCGGTGTCGAGAGCTTTGACCAGCGTGCCAAACTGGTCGACGCCCACACGGTCGAGCTGTCAGACGGCACCCGCAAGACTGCCAAACATATTCTGATTGCAACTGGTGGGCGCCCCGTGGTGCCAGAGTTTCCGGGGTCCGAACTGGCGATCACCTCGAATGAGATCTTTCACCTCGACAAGCTGCCGGACAGCATCCTGATCGTCGGGGGCGGCTATATCGCCTCGGAATTTGCAGGAATCATGAACGGGTTGGGGGTGAAGACCACCCAATTCTACCGCGGCGCGCAGATCCTGCGCGGGTTCGATGACGAGGCTCGCGGGTTGGTTTGCGAAGAGATGTGCCAGAACGGCATCGACGTGCATCTGGGCACCAATGTTCTGGAGATGCGCAAAGAGGGCGCGCAGATCTGGGTCAAGGCCACCAATGGCGAAGAACGTCTGTTTGATCAGGTGATGTATGCCACCGGCCGTGCGCCCAATGCGGATGACATGGGGCTCGAAGAGATCGGCATTGAACGCGGTCGCAAGGGTGAAATTGTCGTGGATGCGTACAGCCAGACCGGTGTGCCGTCAGTTTATGCGATCGGGGATGTGACCGACCGGGTCAATCTGACCCCGGTGGCGATCCGCGAAGGCATGGCCTTTGTCGAAACCGTGTTCAAGGGCAATCCGACCCCGGTCGATCATGACCTGATCCCGACGGCGATCTTTACCCAGCCAGAAATGGGAACCGTGGGTCTGAGCGAGGAAGAAGCCCGCGAGCGTGAACCGATCGAGGTTTATTCGGCGTCGTTCAAACCGATGCAGCAGTCCTTTGCAGGACGTGCGGCACGGGTGCTGATGAAGCTGATCGTCAGTCAGGAAACCCGCAAAGTCTTGGGTTGTCATATCGTCGCTCCGGGTGCCGGTGAAATGATCCAATTGGCGGGCATCGCGGTCAAAATGGGCGCAACAAAAGAAGATTTCGATCGGACCGTGGCGGTGCATCCGACTATGTCCGAAGAGCTGGTGACAATGAAATCACCGACGCGGACCGCTTGATTTTCGGGCGGTCCTGCACAGTTATGTGATATGGCCGCGAATCCTGCGGCACAAAAAGGAAAGTTGAAGGAGCGACATGGCGGGCAACAGCGGTGGCCCCTGGGGGGGCGGAGGCGGCTCTTCGGGCGGCGGAGACAACCGGGGCAACAATGGCGGCAACAACGGAGGGGGACGACGCCCCGACGATGAAGGCCCGCAGATTCCCGAAATTGATGACCTGATGAAAAAGGGTCAGGAACAACTGCGCGTGCTCATGGGCGGGCGTGGCGGCAGCGGCGGAAATTCCGGCGGTGGAAACCGGCGAGGCGGCGGTGGTCCGGCTCTGACTGGTGGTACCCTGGCATTGGGCGCGGTTGCGGCAGCGGTCCTGTGGGGCATGGCCAGCTTTTACACGGTCAAACCCGAAGAACAGTCGGTGGAATTGTTCCTGGGCGAATATTCGGCCACCGGCGGTCCGGGCCTGAACTTTGCGCCTTGGCCTGTGGTGACCAAGGAAGTCATCCCGGTCAAGGTCGAACAGACCGAACTGATCGGGGCGGGATCGCGTGGTGGCGACGCCGGGCTGATGCTGACCGGGGATGAAAACATCATCGATGTGGATTTCCAGGTGGTCTGGAACATCAACGATCCGGCACAATATCTGTTCAACCTGCGCGATCCGCGTCAGACCATTCAGGCGGTGTCTGAATCGGCGATGCGGGAAATTATCGCCCAATCCGAACTGGCTCCGATCCTGAACAGGGACCGGGGGATCATCGCTGAACGTCTCAAGGAACTCATCCAGTCGACGCTCGATAGTTACGATTCGGGCGTGAACATCGTCAGGGTCAACTTTGACGGTGCCGATCCGCCAGAGCCGGTCAAAGATGCCTTCCGCGAAGTGCAATCTGCTGGTCAGGAACGTGACCGTCTGGAAAAACAGGCTGACGCTTATGCCAACCGGGTCCTTGCGGGCGCGCGCGGTGAATCCGCTCAGCTGCTGGAGGAGGCCGAAGGCTATCGAGCCAGTGTCGTGAATGAAGCCGAGGGTGAAGCCAGCCGTTTCATAGCGGTTCTGGAAGAGTACTCGAAGGCCCCGGATGTGACCCGCAAGCGTCTGTATCTGGAAACCATGGAAGAGGTCCTGGGCCGCGTGGACAAGATCATTTTGGACGACCAGTCTGGTGAAGGGCAGGGGATCGTCCCCTACCTGCCGCTGAATGAACTGCGCAAGGGAGGTTCCAACTGATGCGTAAATCTACGTTTCTCCTCCCCGTTGTCGTTGTAGCTCTGGTTGTTGCGCTCAGTTCCGTCTTTATCGTGGACGAACGTGAACGGGCGCTGGTGCTTCAGTTTGGGCGTGTTGTTTCGGTCAAAGAAGAGCCGGGCCTGGCGTTCAAGATTCCTTTGATTCAGGAAGTCGTGCGTTATGACGACCGGATCCTCAGCCGCGAAGTCGGACCGCTGGAAATTACTCCGCTGGATGATCGCCGTTTGGTTGTCGATGCCTTTGCGCGCTATCGTATCCTGGATGTGCGCCAGTTCAGACAGGCGGTTGGTGCCGGTGGGATTGCGACAGCTGAATCGCGCCTGGATTCGATCCTGCGTGCCCAGACCCGCGAAATCCTGGGGTCGGTCAGTTCCGATGATATCCTCAGTTCGGACCGCGCGACGTTGATGCTGCGGATCCGCAATGGTGCGATTTCACGGACTCGATCTCTGGGGTTGGAAATCGTCGATGTGCGGCTGAAGCGCACCGACCTGCCGCAGGCAAACCTTCAGGCAACCTTTGCACGGATGCGTGCCGAGCGTGAACGTGAAGCTGCCGACGAAATCGCTCGGGGTGAAGAAGCTGCCCAGAGGGTGCGCGCCCAGGCAGACCGGACGCAGGTTGAAATCGTGTCCCAGGCCCAAAAAGAAGCCGAGATCGTTCGGGGTGAAGCGGATGCGCAACGAAACGCCATCTTTGCAGAAGCCTATGGTCGGGACACCGAATTCTTTGAGTTCTACCGGAGCCTGACCGCTTATGGGCGGGCCTTGCAGGAAGGTAACTCTTCTATGGTGATGTCGCCCGACTCCGAGTTTTTCAACTACCTGAAGTCATCTGAAGGTCGCGTTCAGGAGTGAGTGAAACACTTGGCAACATATTTCTGGCCTTCGGGCTGGTGTTGATTGTGGAGGGGCTGGTCTATGTACTGGCCCCTTCGCTTGTTGAACGGATGTTGGAAATACTGCGGGCTTTGCCCGACGAGGCCCGAAGACAGGTTGGTGGTCTGGCTGTTGTTGCAGGGCTGGTTCTGCTCTGGGCGGCGCATCGCCTCCTCTCATAATTTTTGGGAATGTTGGAATTCCGGGGATCATATCCTCTGAAATATGCAGATTGCAGGACGGATCGTTTAAAATACGGGGTATTGGGTGACGTACGGTCCATTCACTTCCGGTTCACTTGCTTTTGAAACCTTGCAACATCCGTTGCGAGATGAGGTAAAGTTACTACATTGAGCCCATGAAAATTTTGGGGCGTCTTGAATTGCGACCCAACCCGCCGATGGCGGGGTGTCTCATACAAGCTTTGATAAGGAGTGTTACGCGTGCAGCCACAGGCAACCTATTCCATTTCCGGACCGAACATTTTTGCCGCCAGGTTGCGGCTGTTCTGGCTGGGTGCTGTCACAATGCTGATGGTATTGACGCAGACCCTGACTGCCCAGGCACGGCCAGAGAGCCTGGCCCCGTTGGCAGAGCAGATCAGCCCATCGGTGGTCAACATTACGACGACAACCGTCGTCGAAGGCCGGACTGGCCCGCAGGGTATCGTGCCCGAAGGCTCTCCGTTTGAGGAGTTTTTCCGGGACCGCCCCGGAAATGGCGACGAAAACCGCCCGCGCCGGTCTTCGGCGTTGGGATCGGGTTTCGTGATCTCCGAGGATGGTTTTATCGTTACCAACAACCACGTGATCGACGGCGCGGATGAAATTCAGATCGAATTCTTTCCAGGCGAAGGCCAGCCGGCGGAAACATTGCCGGCCAAAGTGATCGGAACCGATCCCAAGACTGACATCGCTCTGCTCAAGGTCGAAGCCGACATGCCACTGCGGTTTGTCCGTTTTGGTGACAGCGATACCGCCCGCGTTGGCGATTGGGTCGTTGCGATGGGGAACCCCCTGGGACAGGGATTTTCGGTCTCGGCCGGGATTGTATCGGCCAGAAACCGCGCGCTGAGCGGGACATATGATGACTACATCCAGACCGACGCTGCCATCAACCGCGGCAACTCCGGTGGACCTTTGTTCAACATGGAGGGCGAGGTCGTTGGTGTGAATACGGCGATCCTGTCGCCCAATGGCGGGTCGATCGGTATCGGATTTTCAATGGCTTCGAATGTGGTCCGCCGGGTGGTTGATCAGCTCAAAGAGTTTGGGGAAACCCGTCGTGGGTGGCTGGGTGTGCGTATTCAAGACGTGAGCCCGGATGTCGCCGAAGCGATCGGTCTGGAGAAGGCCAGCGGGGCGCTGATCACCGATGTGCCCGATGGTCCGTCCAAGGAGGCAGGCCTGCTGGCTGGTGATGTCATCATGAGCTTTGACGGTGTCGACGTAAAAGACACCCGGGGGCTGGTCAAACAGGTCGGAAATGCCGAAGTCGGCAAGGCTGTGCGTGTGGTCGTCTATCGTGATGGGGGCACTCAGACGGTTCTGGTAACGCTAGGACGTCGTGAAGACGCCGAACGTGGGGAAACGTCGACACAGCCGGCGACTCCGGACGTGAGCGAAAAGGATATTCTGGGCCTGACACTGGGACTTCTGACAGATGAGTTGCGCAAGGAGCTGAGTGTCCCGGCCGATCAGAATGGCTTGGTTGTGATGTCGGTCGACGAAGCCTCGCAGGCATGGGAGAAAGGCCTGCGTGCAGGGGATGTGATCACCGAAGCAGGCCAGCAGAAGATCGTGTCGATGGACGGGTTCGAAGAGCGCATTGCAGAGGCAAAAGAGGCCGGGCGCAAATCCCTGCTGCTGCTGGTGCGTCGCGCAGGTGAGCCGCGTTTCGTGGCATTGAGCCTGGAGAACTGACAGGCAATTTCAGATCTTGGAACGGCCGGGCTTTGCCCGGCCGTTTGCATTTTAAGTGCAGGGCCGGTCGAGCGCCTTTGGGAGCGCGCTGTTGTCTATCTCGGGTCAAAAATGGAGAGAGCCATGTGTTGGGGACACATGGCTCTCTCTTGGGAATAAGATCGGCTTGGGACAGGCACAGGACATGCTTGCCGACCCTTGCACCCAGACTGACCGGCAGCGGCACGCGCGTCTGTGATATGTTTCACAAGCCGGTAAGATTATTGAAGTTTTTGGTTGGTAGCTTGCTTTGGGGTCAGATCAGGTCTGGTTCGGCAAGTCGGTGCAATGCAGTTCGGTCCAGTATCTCCAATCCGCCTCGGGTGGCACCAATAACACCTGAGCGCTTCCAGACCGAAATCGTTTTCGATACGGCCTCGCGGGTGGCACCGACAAATTCGGCCAGTTCGCTTTGGGACAGCCCCAATGTGCAGCTTTGTGTTTCTTCCGTCAGGTGGAGCAGCTTGCGTGCCAGGCGGGAGGAGATCGGCAGGAAGACCTGCTCGTTCAACTGGCTGCTCATCCAGCGCATGCGCTGACCAGCCAGGCGGATCATGTCGGCCGCCAATTCAGGATGCTGGGCCAGTTGCTCCAGAACATCGGGATTGCGCACACGCAGGACCCGGGTCGGTTCGCTTGCCATGACGGTTGCAGTGCGGGGACCGGGGTCGAACAATGCGATTTCGCCAAAGATTGATCCGGGACGCATGATGTCCAGGGATAACTTGCGCCCGGTCGCGGACAGGATCGACACTTCGACCGCGCCGGTAACAATCACAAACAGCGCGTCCCCGACGTCTCCCTGCTCGAACAATACCTGACCCTGGTCCAGGGGAACTTCGGTGGCCTGGCTTGCCAGAAGCCGCTTTAGCCGATCCGAGGCGCAAGATAGGAAACCGGTGTCGGGCAGGTCATGTGGCTCCATCAAGGTTTCCTTTGTTTCAGTTCCGGTCCCCAACCAGTCAACAGGACCACAGGCAGAGGAGCAAGGGGAGGATTACCGCTTTTGTCTCCATTTAGTCAGAGGTTTATTCGATCTGCACCTCGACCAGACCCAGCTTGCGGGCGGTTGCCAGAGAGAGAATGCCGGTGTCCAACCCGTGTGGCTTCTGATATTTTCGGATCGCTGTTTGGGTGTGTGTATCCATCTCTGCCGTGATCTGACCACGATACAGGCTGCGCACCTTGAGCGCGCGTTGAAGCGAAGCGATGAATTGAGGGGTCATGACGTCGTCACAGGGGGTTTCAAACCACTCTTCCGTGCGTTCGCGAACGATCTGCTGAATGGTCTCCGTCTTGAAGATCGCCGGGCTCGTGACGGTCCCATCGACCAGTATTTGCGCCGGTTGTATCATGATCTGATGGGTGACCGTTTCAATGACGGCGGGGGTAACCTGTTTGCCCCAGCAGGTTCCCGGAGCAGCGCCGGGGGGGGCTTCCTGCTGCAGGCGCGTGACCTGAGAGCCAGTCGGTCCATTCAAGTCGGGCAAGCCCTGTTCACAGCCTGCAAGCATGGCACATAGGCAGGCCAACGTCGCAACGTGGCGAAAGGGAAACTTGGTCGACATGCTCGGGCCTCGGACAGGCGTTTTGCCACGATCCTAACCTAAATCGGATGTCGGCGCAAAGGCCGCATCGGTGTCGTGGCCCTGTTCCTGCAAGAGCAGGTCCAGCATGGGAGAGATGTCTTCGATCTCTTCGGCGATCAGATGGGAGACCGAATGTGCGCGCTGCAGTCGCCCCGTGATCCTGAGCAATCGCCCTGCTATCACCGCTCGCCGGAAGCGTTCGTACATCTTGCGCCAGACGATCACATTGACAATGCCGGTTTCATCCTCGAGCGTCAGGAAAATCACCCCTTTGGCGGTGCCGGGACGCTGCCGTAAAATGACCAACCCGGCCACGGTCAACCGGGTTCCGTCGGGGGGGCGGCACAAGTGTTCGGCCGGAAGGCAGGCCGGAGGGCGGGGCCAGTCCGGCCCATTTGGAACGGGCGTTAGAAACAGGGGATGGGACATTTGGGTTCTGGGGACTGGAGGTGTTAGAACAAATATAGAACAAAAGAGCAGAAAGTCCAGCTGCGGCATCAATCAGTCGCAAATGGGGCTGGCATCACTGCGGGGGCTTGGCTAGACAGTTGCGCGAGTACCGAGAGGGGAGAATACCGACGATGGCAAAGATTACCTATATCGAACACAACGGCACCGAGCATGTTGTTGACGTGGCCAATGGGCTGACCGTGATGGAAGGCGCACGCGACAACAATATTCCGGGCATTGAAGCCGATTGCGGGGGTGCCTGTGCCTGTTCGACATGCCACGTCTATGTGGACCCTGCCTGGGTGGAAAAACTGCCGGCCAAGGACGACATGGAAGAAGACATGCTGGACTTTGCCTATGAACCAGACGCCGCACGGTCGCGCCTGACCTGTCAGGTCAAGGTGACTGATGGGCTGGACGGTCTGGTCGTGCATATGCCGGAAAAACAGATCTGATGCGATCCGGGACCAAAGCGCGGCGTTTTCTGTCGCGCCACTGGTCTCGATGCACCCGCCGCGCGTGGTTGGCGGCGGCACTGTGGTTGGCCGGGGTCGGTGTCGTCGCGGCCTGTCAGAAACCACCTTCTGATCTGGCCGGGGACGGATCGTTTGTGCGCTTACCAGCGTGTTCGGGCCGCCAGTTCGAAACCTGCCCGGGGCAACAGATTTCTGCGGCCTGGTATGGCGAGGAAACCACGCTGTACCCGCATGGCGTTCTAGGGGATGCCATCGAATATTCCCGGCTGGAGGTTTATACCAGCGCAGAACATGCCACCGCATGCGGGACCAAAAGCGTCCGGTTGGACAAGCAGCATGTTTTCGAAGATTTGGCACCGCGGTTGGTCGATTTGGATGGTGACGGCACGGCCGAAATAATCACAATTCGCAGTCATGTGGACAAAGGGGCGCAGATCGCCATTTACGGCGGTGGCGGCGATGATGCCCAGCTGAAGCTCATCGCAGCCACGCCCTATATCGGCCGCAGAAACCGCTGGCTTGCTCCTGTTGGCGCTGCTGATCTCGACAGAGACGGATACGTCGAAATTGCCTATGTTGATCGTCCGCACCTGGCCAAGACCCTGAGGGTTTGGCGGTTCCGGGATGGAAAGCTGGAGCCGGTGGCCGACCAGCCGGGTCTGACCAACCACAGGATCGGGCAGGATTTCATTACGTCGGGCATTCGTGACTGTGGGCAGGGACCCGAGATGGTCACCGTTGATGCCGGTTGGGACAGGGTCATGGTGTCCCGGTTGCAGGGCGGTCAGATCCGGACCACAGCGCTGGGGCCATATGAGGGGCGCGCAAGCGTCGATCAGGCATTGACCTGTTCCTGAGCGTTGTGTGCCGGCCCAATTTTGCCAAGCAGCAGGGTTGCCGTTCGTTTGTCTTTGCAGCCATCAACGTTCTATGACCTGCTCCAATTCGCTCACTCCGGTTTTTAACGTCTGTTACCGGCGGCTCAGCCGGCAACGCGCACCACGTGCTCTCCTTCGATCTGACCGAGCGACGAAAACAGCGCTGCCGTGTTGCTGGCGCTGAATTTCTTGAGCAGCTTGGCGCGATAGACCTCGACAGTGCGATAGCTGAGCTCCAGGTCGCGGGCAATTTCCTTGGAGGTCTTACCTTCGGAAAGGAGAGAGAACACTTCCCGCTCGCGCCGGGTCAATGGCTGATACGGGCGGAGAGCAGAGAGATCGGCAAAACTCCAGACGGCACGGGCCAGTGGATCATCGGGGGTAAAGCTGTGACCGCGCACCCGAACCCAGAACAGGTCGCCGTCCTTGCGTCGCATGACCCGTTCGTCCCAATACAGGTTGCCGCGTCCCAATGTGTCGTCTCCGCGATGGCGCACATTCAGAAATTCGGCCTCGCTGGGGTACAGAAAGACAAACAACTGGTTCAGTAGCTCGTCCTGTGAATACTGGAACATCTCACGAAATCGTAGATTGGTTTCACGGATCACCCGGTTTTCGGTCACCACCAGCCCAATGGGCGCATAGTCAAAGGCCAGCTCCTGCAGATCTCCGGATCCATAAGCCCGGTCAAGTTCGCTTGGCTCTGGTGAGCGGGTCATTGCGATCTCCGTATGATGGTGGCGGGAACAGAGGTCGTCCCGCGACACGCATAGTTTTGCACCCTGCTCCTTGATGTAAAGCGCTAACTGACGGGCTGCAACCGCACCGCGCTGCGCGGGCGCGGTGCCAGGCCCAACGGGGCGCGACGCCGCAGGCGTCAAGGCCGGGCGGGAGCGCTTTTTGGGAGGATGTTTCCTTGGTCGGACGATCAGGTCGTTTCGCACGAAACCATGTGGCGCATGGTCAGGGATGTTGGCCTGTCGTACCCGGGATGAGAGGTGACACCGGTCTGAATGAACCCCATGCGGGCAAAGGCGGCATGGTTTTCAACCAATTCGATCCGGGATTGCAGCTCGACCCTGTTGAAACCAAGCGCTCTGGCACGGTCACAGGCGAGGTCCACCATGACCCGCGCCAAACCCAACCCGCGGGACTCTTTGGCGACAGCGAGCTTGCCAAGATACAGGTGATCGGATTTCGGAGTGAGAAAGACGCAGGCGGCGACAGGGTCCCCGATGACCCAGACTTCACCCATCTGGCATTGCTGGAGCAGGGCATCTTCGGACAAGCGATGCATGGAAGAGGGCGGGTCGATCCTGCCATCCATATAAGCAAAGCTGGTTTGAATCAGCTGTAGCACCTCGCCAAGCCGATGATCGGTTGTAGTGATAGTGTTTGGGCGTGACATCATAGGGAACTCGACAGCCCGATGTTACCCGTTCACTGCAAAAAGAAAAGGCCTTCCAGCTTGGTGATGTCCGGGTGTTGATCCGCACCGACACCCGGCACTCGATGTGCTCCCGTCCCTTTGCCCTGTCTTTCTGACGAAAGACCGGACAAAGCGTTGGGCCTAGCACCGCGCGCTGGCGCGCGGTGCTAGGCCGCTTGACGGTGACGTTTTCGGCCGCGTGAACTGTGACGGCAGCGGGCCTGCGGCGCGCTGCCAGGCCCAAGGCCTATGATCCTGCATCTGTGATGCAGGATCAGGGCGCGGGAGCCCTTTGGTCTTTGGTCTGGACCCTAGGCAGGGTTTCAGAGTGCGCGCCAGCCGATATCGCGACGGAAGAACCCGCCGGGCCAGTCGATGGACTCGACCATCGCATAAGCGCGGTCGCGGGCCTCTTGCAATGACTCACCTCTGGCTGTGACATTCAGAACCCGGCCACCCGTGGCGACAATCTTGCCGTCCTGTGCCTTGGTTCCGGCGTGAAACACCATATTGTGGCTATCCTCAGGCTGGGTCTCCAGTGCTTTGATCTCGGTGCCTTTTTCGTAGGACCCGGGATAGCCATTCGCCGCCATCACGATGGTGATCGCGTGATCGTCGCCCCAATTCACCTGCGCCTCTGTCAGCCGGCCTTCGGCTGCCGCATGCATCAGGTCCAGTGCCTGTGCTCCGAGACGCATCATCAGCACCTGACATTCCGGATCGCCAAAACGCACATTGTATTCCACCAGACGCGGCTGGCCGTCCTTGATCATCAGGCCGGCATACAGCACCCCTTGATAGGGCATGCCGCGCTCTGCCATCGCCTTCATCGTTGGTTTGACGATTTCGTCCATCGCCTTGGCTTCGATCTCAGCCGACAGAACCGGGGCGGGAGAATAGGCCCCCATCCCGCCGGTGTTCAGACCGGTGTCGCCTTCACCGACGCGTTTATGGTCCTGGGCCGAGCCAATCGGCAGAACGTCTTCACCGTCTACCAGAACAAAGAGCGATGCCTCTTCACCCTCCATGAATTCCTCGATTACGACTTCGGCCCCGGCACCGCCAAAGCTGCCACCGAACATGTCGTCGATGGCGTCCAGCGCTGTGGCTTCGTCCATGGCAACGATCACGCCCTTACCGGCTGCCAGCCCGTCGGCCTTGACCACGATTGGGGCACCGTTGGCGCGGATATGGGTCTTAGCGGCCTCGGCATCGGAAAAATGGCCGTAGCCAGCGGTTGGCGCGTTCGAGACGTCACAGATTTCCTTGGTAAAGCTCTTGGACGCTTCCAGGCGCGCGGCGGCCTCGGACGGGCCAAAGACCAGCACACCGGCTTCGCGCAGGCGATCTGCGACACCGACGGCCAGAGGCGCTTCGGGGCCGACGATGACAAAATCAATGGCATTCTCTTCGGCAAAGCTGGCAACTGCACCGCCATCCATGATGTCAAACGATGCACATTCCGCGATCTGTTCGATCCCGGCATTTCCGGGGCATACGATCAGTTTGTCACATTTGGGGTTCTGCATGACGGCCCAAGCCAGAGCATGTTCACGTCCACCGCTTCCGAGGATAAGGATATTCATTCGCGCATACTCCGATCTGCTTGGCCTTGCTTGACGCGCGTTCTATGCTGATGCGACGCATAGAACAAGAACCCGCGCCATTTCGAGGGAGCGCCCAATTGTCCGACCTGTTTGACGAGCCCGTGCCGGGCCAAAACATGCCTGAATTCACCGTTTCGGAGATCTCGGGCGAGGTGAAACGCACGCTGGAAGGTACATTTGGCCGGGTTCGGGTGCGTGGCGAGGTCGGTCGTGTGTTCAAGGCGCGCTCGGGACATCTCTATTACGACATCAAGGACGATCGTAGCGTGCTGGCCTGCACCACATGGAAAGGGCAAGTGGCGAATCTGTCGGTCGTTCCCGAAGAGGGCCTTGAAGTCGTCGTGACCGGGCGACTCACCGCCTTTGGGGCGCAATCAAAATACAATCTGAATGTGGATGAAGTCGCCGTTGCCGGTCAGGGCGCGTTGATGGCGCTTTTGGAAAAGCGCAAGAAGCAGCTTGAGACCGAGGGGTTGTTTGCCGCCGAACGCAAGCAAGCGTTGCCCTTCCTGCCGGATATCATCGGTGTGGTGACCTCGCCATCGGGGGCTGTGATCCGGGACATTCTGCACCGGCTGCGCGATCGGTTCCCTCGCAAAGTTCTGATTTGGCCTGTGGCCGTGCAGGGGGCCAATTGCGCGCCCGAAGTGGCCCGTGCCATCAATGGATTCAACCAGCTGACACCGGGTGGGGCGCTGCCCCGGCCGGATCTGATTATCGTCGCGCGCGGTGGTGGTTCAATCGAGGATCTGTGGGGGTTCAACGAAGAGATCGTCGCCCGGGCAGCAGCAGCCTCCCAAATTCCGCTCATCTCGGCGGTGGGACATGAAACCGACACCACTCTGATCGACTTTGTTTCGGATCAACGGGCACCGACACCCACGGCGGCTGCAGAACTGGCGGTGCCGGTGCGGATGGACCTATTGGCCTGGAGTGATGACATGGGCGCACGCCTGACCCGCGCGGCGACGCAGGCGATCAGCCAGCGCAGCCAGCGGCTGGCCGATCTCAGTCGCGCCATGCCGCGAGCCGACAGCCTGTTGGACTCGCCGCGCCAGAGGTTAGATCAGGCCGAAGAACGTCTGCCGAATGCGCTGATCCGGGGCGTGCAGAATCGGGAGTTGCGTCTCAGCGAAGCGGCCGCACCATTGCGCAGCGAGGTCTTGCGGAGCCGGCTGCGGCGTGATCACGAACGCTTGGAAGATCGCGTCAACC
Protein-coding regions in this window:
- the xseA gene encoding exodeoxyribonuclease VII large subunit; its protein translation is MSDLFDEPVPGQNMPEFTVSEISGEVKRTLEGTFGRVRVRGEVGRVFKARSGHLYYDIKDDRSVLACTTWKGQVANLSVVPEEGLEVVVTGRLTAFGAQSKYNLNVDEVAVAGQGALMALLEKRKKQLETEGLFAAERKQALPFLPDIIGVVTSPSGAVIRDILHRLRDRFPRKVLIWPVAVQGANCAPEVARAINGFNQLTPGGALPRPDLIIVARGGGSIEDLWGFNEEIVARAAAASQIPLISAVGHETDTTLIDFVSDQRAPTPTAAAELAVPVRMDLLAWSDDMGARLTRAATQAISQRSQRLADLSRAMPRADSLLDSPRQRLDQAEERLPNALIRGVQNRELRLSEAAAPLRSEVLRSRLRRDHERLEDRVNRLLPALERAMTQRHDRVTAWGARLQPQRLRQDLDRQGDRLTRLTQRLALVGHNQLTRWQDRLIAVDRQREILSYKATLARGYAVVRAEGAVVTTRAQAAGATEFEIEFADGRLDVGGAKVGSASADPAPAPRSASRTKPQSPPDDQGSLF